The nucleotide window AGCCAAACGAGGGTTGCGGGGCGAAGCTTGCCTGGGGAAGGACTGAATGCCTCGCATTCCCAACGTCCCGTTAGGGCGTGGACGCACAATACGATACCCGTCACCACGAGGAGGAGAGAGACTGCAAGAGGAGCAGTTTCCGGTCCAACGATCTGCTTGGTTGTAACATGTATCGAAAGTGCCGAGACCGCAGCGATGGCGCCCGCCACGGAGAGAAAAACTCCGGCGGCAAGGCCGAGA belongs to Agrobacterium vitis and includes:
- a CDS encoding tripartite tricarboxylate transporter TctB family protein; its protein translation is MTVSHTFPLGLAAGVFLSVAGAIAAVSALSIHVTTKQIVGPETAPLAVSLLLVVTGIVLCVHALTGRWECEAFSPSPGKLRPATLVWLVTGVLSSLALIGPIGFTPASTILFGAITRALGARSFFRSLFFGFILSLTLELVFVHALGVDLGTGLLSITW